The following proteins are encoded in a genomic region of Pseudodesulfovibrio mercurii:
- a CDS encoding alpha/beta fold hydrolase: MSRARANGIDIEYDTFGDGKDPALLLIMGGGSQMIYWEAGFCEMLAGRGYHVIRFDNRDIGLSTTFDEAGVPDMAAVMAGEPVTPAYTLEDMADDAAGLLDALGIDRAHVCGASVGGMIAQAVAYRHPARVLSLTCIMSSTGNPDLPKIADDVLAEVYKPVPAERGAFVAHQVAMWRKLWSPGFPFEEERLRRLLGEGFDRSYHPQGMARQGLAVVAHGYRPSAIASIEAPTLVIHGDRDPFMSLEGGRETARLIPGARLLVIEGMGHDLPTPVWPRIVEAMAEHMGAADRQQSPAQE, from the coding sequence ATGTCCCGGGCAAGGGCCAATGGCATCGACATCGAGTACGACACGTTCGGCGACGGCAAGGACCCCGCATTGCTGTTGATCATGGGCGGGGGAAGCCAGATGATCTACTGGGAGGCCGGGTTCTGCGAAATGCTGGCGGGGCGGGGCTACCACGTGATCCGTTTCGACAACCGGGACATCGGCCTGTCCACCACGTTCGACGAGGCGGGCGTGCCCGACATGGCGGCGGTCATGGCCGGTGAGCCCGTGACGCCCGCCTACACACTTGAGGATATGGCGGACGACGCCGCGGGCCTGCTCGACGCCCTCGGCATCGACAGGGCGCACGTCTGCGGGGCCTCGGTCGGGGGCATGATCGCCCAGGCCGTCGCGTACCGGCATCCGGCGCGCGTCCTGAGCCTGACGTGCATCATGTCGAGCACCGGGAACCCCGATCTGCCGAAGATCGCGGACGACGTCCTGGCCGAGGTGTACAAGCCCGTCCCGGCCGAGCGCGGGGCATTCGTCGCGCACCAGGTGGCCATGTGGCGGAAGCTGTGGAGCCCCGGATTTCCCTTCGAGGAGGAACGGCTGCGCCGTCTCCTGGGCGAAGGCTTCGACCGGTCCTACCATCCGCAGGGCATGGCCCGCCAGGGGCTGGCCGTCGTGGCCCACGGCTACCGGCCCTCCGCCATCGCCTCGATCGAGGCCCCCACGCTCGTGATCCACGGCGACAGGGACCCCTTCATGTCCCTGGAGGGCGGCAGGGAGACGGCCCGGCTCATACCGGGCGCGCGGCTGCTGGTCATCGAGGGCATGGGCCACGACCTGCCGACGCCGGTCTGGCCGCGCATCGTGGAGGCCATGGCCGAACACATGGGGGCGGCGGACCGGCAACAGTCGCCCGCTCAAGAGTAA
- a CDS encoding ASKHA domain-containing protein — protein MSILIHTFDGGRFALEPRPGDTLARTIFLSRLWHGVPLCSGLGKCGLCRVRYLKDAPEPAREELKKLGRDKLDQGWRLSCLHPSEPCEIELPEPVRSPRAVRALKQAGGDFALAVDLGTTSIHWTALVDGEPVATGRELNPQMGMGSEVMSRLAAAADAEGRFVLRALITDRITELAGLAERNLGGRCVALAVSGNPAMTYILLGKKPDDLAAAPYRLSYFGGDEKRLGAGLPPAYIPPLLAPFVGADLSAGLTAIEYGGTPQYPFLLADLGTNGEFILALSPEKRLCASVPMGPALEGVGLSFGRTAGPGAITGFRLTPKGLEVRYFEDAGAADAARGGMTGTGYLSLAAILRAHGVLDESGRFAQGTTPLAARLAGQVTAVDGEPAFTVNEAVRFPASDVEEILKVKAAFNLAVSALLKAAGIGPGALREIHLAGALGEHVSPADLETLGFLPPGCAARTVKAGNTSLRGTELLLSDPQARTFAESLPEGLTLVDLTGDADFGDQFIKRMRFSYVD, from the coding sequence GTGAGCATACTGATACACACCTTCGACGGCGGGCGCTTCGCCCTGGAGCCGAGACCGGGCGACACCCTGGCCCGGACCATCTTTCTCTCCCGGCTGTGGCACGGCGTGCCCCTGTGCTCGGGACTGGGCAAGTGCGGCCTGTGCCGCGTGCGCTACCTCAAGGACGCGCCCGAACCGGCCCGCGAAGAGCTGAAAAAGCTCGGCCGCGACAAGCTCGACCAGGGGTGGCGGCTCTCCTGCCTGCACCCGTCCGAGCCGTGCGAGATCGAGCTGCCCGAGCCGGTGCGCAGCCCGCGCGCCGTGCGCGCCCTCAAGCAGGCGGGCGGCGATTTCGCCCTGGCCGTGGACCTGGGGACCACCTCCATCCACTGGACCGCTTTGGTGGACGGCGAGCCCGTGGCCACGGGCCGGGAGCTCAACCCGCAGATGGGCATGGGCTCCGAGGTCATGTCCCGGCTGGCGGCCGCGGCCGACGCGGAAGGCCGGTTCGTGCTCCGCGCCCTGATCACCGACCGCATCACTGAGCTGGCAGGGCTTGCCGAGCGCAACCTGGGCGGCCGGTGCGTGGCCCTGGCCGTGTCCGGCAACCCGGCCATGACGTACATCCTGCTCGGCAAAAAGCCCGACGACCTGGCCGCCGCGCCCTACCGGCTGTCCTATTTCGGCGGCGACGAGAAGCGGCTGGGCGCGGGACTGCCCCCCGCGTACATCCCGCCCCTGCTCGCGCCGTTCGTCGGGGCCGATCTGTCCGCCGGGCTGACCGCCATCGAATACGGCGGCACCCCGCAATACCCCTTCCTGCTGGCCGACCTGGGCACCAACGGCGAATTCATCCTGGCCCTGTCCCCCGAGAAACGGCTGTGCGCCAGCGTGCCCATGGGCCCGGCCCTGGAGGGCGTGGGCCTGTCCTTCGGCCGCACCGCCGGACCCGGCGCCATCACCGGCTTTCGGTTGACCCCCAAGGGGCTGGAGGTCCGCTATTTTGAGGACGCGGGCGCGGCCGACGCCGCCCGCGGCGGCATGACCGGCACGGGCTACCTGTCCCTGGCCGCCATCCTGCGCGCCCACGGCGTGCTGGACGAGTCCGGCCGCTTCGCCCAGGGGACCACCCCCCTGGCCGCCCGCCTGGCCGGGCAGGTGACCGCCGTGGACGGCGAGCCCGCCTTCACGGTCAACGAGGCGGTCCGCTTCCCGGCATCGGACGTGGAGGAGATATTGAAGGTCAAGGCGGCCTTCAACCTGGCCGTGTCCGCCCTGCTCAAGGCCGCCGGGATCGGTCCCGGCGCGCTCCGGGAGATCCACCTGGCGGGCGCGCTCGGCGAACATGTCTCGCCCGCCGACCTGGAGACCCTGGGCTTCCTGCCCCCCGGCTGCGCGGCCCGGACCGTCAAGGCGGGCAACACCTCCCTCCGGGGCACGGAGCTGCTCCTGAGCGACCCGCAGGCGCGGACCTTCGCCGAGTCGCTGCCCGAGGGACTGACCCTCGTGGACCTGACCGGCGACGCCGATTTCGGCGACCAATTCATCAAGAGGATGCGTTTTTCCTATGTCGATTGA
- a CDS encoding small ribosomal subunit Rsm22 family protein produces MSIDGLFPLLTEDNCAQLDRFETLLKAVWPLKGKHREQLKYDIRDMSRSLTNERSTRRKEYMTDAKFLSPYLYYFLPWNLFRLSRLFTGLELDIPEDGQVADLGTGPLTTVLALWMARPHLRARRLSFTCLDIAPKTMHTGVQLFQALAGKDSPWRIKTVKGGFTEHIRDKADLLMAANAFNELDWSGRSTRPQAEKLAAHMVGATKDTGRILLVETGVRLAGRIISEMRAQFLEKGYKPIAPCPHTVECPMPAMGQGPWCHFNFSTKGAPAWLEAVSAEADLAKDNVSLNFLYLSPGGAAHRGLVRAVSEPFKLHGGKGQYACSDRGLTLLEYAPGIRPLFPGQQIAPDWPSNPKTDLKSKALILPYKVQGK; encoded by the coding sequence ATGTCGATTGACGGCCTTTTTCCCCTGCTGACCGAGGACAACTGCGCGCAGCTCGACCGGTTCGAGACCCTGCTCAAGGCGGTCTGGCCGCTCAAGGGCAAGCACCGCGAGCAGCTCAAGTACGACATCCGCGACATGTCGCGCAGCCTGACCAACGAGCGGTCCACCCGGCGCAAGGAGTACATGACCGACGCCAAGTTCCTGTCGCCGTACCTCTATTATTTCCTGCCCTGGAACCTGTTCCGCCTGTCCCGGCTGTTCACCGGCCTGGAGCTGGACATCCCCGAGGACGGCCAGGTGGCGGACCTGGGCACCGGCCCGCTGACCACGGTCCTGGCCCTGTGGATGGCCCGGCCGCACCTGCGCGCGCGCAGACTCTCCTTCACCTGCCTGGACATCGCGCCCAAGACCATGCACACGGGCGTGCAGCTCTTCCAGGCCCTGGCCGGGAAGGACTCGCCCTGGCGCATCAAGACCGTCAAGGGCGGGTTCACGGAGCACATCCGCGACAAGGCGGACCTGCTCATGGCCGCCAACGCCTTTAACGAGCTGGACTGGTCCGGCCGGTCCACCCGGCCCCAGGCCGAGAAGCTGGCCGCGCACATGGTCGGGGCCACCAAGGACACCGGCCGCATCCTGCTGGTCGAGACCGGCGTGCGCCTGGCCGGGCGGATCATCAGCGAGATGCGCGCCCAGTTCCTGGAAAAGGGGTACAAGCCCATCGCGCCCTGCCCGCACACGGTCGAGTGTCCCATGCCCGCCATGGGCCAGGGACCCTGGTGCCACTTCAACTTCTCCACCAAGGGCGCGCCCGCCTGGCTGGAGGCCGTGTCCGCCGAGGCCGACCTGGCCAAGGACAACGTATCCCTCAACTTCCTCTATCTTTCGCCCGGCGGCGCAGCCCATCGGGGGCTGGTCCGGGCCGTGTCCGAACCGTTCAAGCTCCACGGCGGCAAAGGCCAGTACGCCTGCTCCGACCGGGGGCTGACCCTGCTCGAATACGCGCCGGGCATCCGGCCCCTGTTTCCGGGCCAGCAAATCGCGCCCGACTGGCCGTCCAACCCGAAGACGGACCTCAAGTCCAAGGCGCTCATCCTTCCGTACAAGGTCCAAGGAAAGTAA
- a CDS encoding tetratricopeptide repeat protein — translation MAEHGQGAETRHEIVRDGAEKIKGIFSTQTVARVGTGTTQRKTIQKTYWDAEELDSGEISVQPLNRNYVPSGPKRNIPRDDFLTKFNPEPEFYVSTVYPAMKELDGAIVRGEKHRERGAAYSAEFEYKQAMAIDEENVRANFGLGLTYLDRGDQAKANDIFERLVGLEAAFNTEHKHLFNDFGINMRKNRMYDQALKYYLRAEQLVQNDEHLFHNIARCYFEKGNIEGCRKYLVKSLELNPNLEASLKFWAFLKEKGYVGKGEGPDVSAVRPAARSGDDTAAADGKKPAPSAPIKLD, via the coding sequence ATGGCCGAACACGGGCAGGGTGCCGAGACGCGGCACGAGATAGTGCGGGACGGGGCCGAGAAGATCAAGGGCATCTTCTCCACGCAGACCGTGGCCAGGGTCGGCACCGGGACCACCCAGCGCAAGACGATCCAGAAGACATACTGGGACGCCGAGGAGCTCGACTCCGGCGAAATTTCCGTCCAGCCCCTGAACCGGAACTACGTGCCCTCCGGCCCCAAGCGCAACATCCCGCGCGACGACTTCCTGACCAAGTTCAACCCCGAACCCGAGTTCTACGTGTCCACGGTCTACCCGGCCATGAAGGAGCTGGACGGGGCCATCGTGCGCGGCGAAAAGCATCGCGAGCGGGGCGCGGCCTACTCCGCCGAGTTCGAGTACAAGCAGGCCATGGCCATCGACGAGGAGAACGTCCGGGCCAACTTCGGCCTGGGGCTGACCTACCTCGACCGTGGCGACCAGGCCAAGGCCAACGACATCTTCGAGCGGCTGGTGGGGCTGGAGGCCGCCTTCAACACCGAGCACAAGCACCTGTTCAACGACTTCGGCATCAACATGCGCAAGAACAGGATGTACGACCAGGCCCTGAAGTATTATCTTCGGGCCGAGCAGCTGGTTCAGAACGACGAGCACCTCTTCCACAACATCGCCCGCTGCTACTTCGAGAAGGGCAACATCGAGGGGTGCAGGAAATATCTGGTCAAGAGCCTGGAGCTGAACCCGAATCTCGAGGCGAGCCTGAAGTTCTGGGCCTTTCTCAAGGAAAAGGGATACGTGGGCAAGGGCGAGGGACCGGACGTGTCGGCCGTCAGGCCGGCCGCGCGGTCCGGGGACGATACGGCTGCGGCGGACGGGAAAAAACCGGCCCCTTCCGCACCCATCAAGCTGGATTAA
- a CDS encoding HDOD domain-containing protein has protein sequence MNQDKIQGFLQELPLMREDLPFSPEVLSRLFVQTGNGSLASMEDVGETLSKDQGLTARILKLANSAYYGLQAEVQSVPRAAAVLGMAEIRNIVLALGVNGLTQRYPLPEDFDLGRYWAHQFMVAMVAKELSDMTDVGKPENLFTSGLLHDFGKLVTALKRPSDWAAIRELAESGELADSDAEEEYWGLDHAVIGALVLRSWDLPAALVEPVNWHHSPDLSPEFSNESNVISLADSVVHAVDDPDGQYGERVDDLCQAVDVDMDDILEVAEELVDSDDIEQFVNILS, from the coding sequence ATGAATCAGGACAAGATCCAGGGCTTCCTTCAGGAACTGCCGCTCATGCGCGAGGACCTGCCGTTCTCGCCCGAGGTCCTGAGCCGGCTGTTCGTCCAGACCGGCAACGGCTCCCTGGCCTCCATGGAAGACGTGGGCGAGACCCTGAGCAAGGACCAGGGGCTTACCGCCCGCATCCTGAAGCTGGCCAATTCCGCCTATTACGGTCTCCAGGCCGAGGTCCAGTCCGTGCCGCGCGCGGCCGCCGTGCTCGGCATGGCCGAGATCCGCAACATCGTCCTGGCGTTGGGCGTCAACGGCCTGACCCAGCGCTACCCCCTGCCCGAGGATTTCGACCTGGGGCGCTACTGGGCGCACCAGTTCATGGTCGCCATGGTGGCCAAGGAACTGTCCGACATGACCGACGTGGGCAAGCCGGAGAACCTGTTCACCTCCGGGCTGCTCCACGACTTCGGCAAGCTCGTCACCGCCCTGAAGCGGCCCTCGGACTGGGCGGCCATCCGCGAACTGGCCGAGAGCGGGGAGCTGGCCGACAGCGACGCCGAGGAGGAGTACTGGGGGCTGGACCACGCGGTCATCGGCGCCCTGGTGCTGCGCTCCTGGGACCTGCCCGCCGCCCTGGTGGAGCCGGTCAACTGGCATCACTCGCCGGACCTGTCGCCGGAATTTTCCAACGAGTCCAACGTCATCAGTCTTGCCGACAGCGTGGTCCACGCCGTGGACGACCCGGACGGGCAGTACGGGGAGCGGGTGGACGACCTCTGCCAGGCGGTGGACGTGGACATGGACGACATCCTGGAAGTCGCCGAGGAGCTGGTCGACTCGGACGACATCGAACAATTCGTGAACATACTCTCCTGA
- the lipB gene encoding lipoyl(octanoyl) transferase LipB encodes MKIIDLGLIGYKDAEALQLETLDGVLNGDRDNTLFLLEHPKVITLGRQGGAENLHLNPEQLEAHGIELVQTTRGGNITCHFPGQLVAYPIWRVEKRPGGMRKFFDDMEQAVMDTCAHFGVATIRRPKHPGVWVDETRKICSMGIGVRHWVTYHGLALNVASDTSLFNAITLCGIQGAVPTSISAEAGRDIPMEDVKHVFTRAFAKAFADSAVAADQAAE; translated from the coding sequence ATGAAGATCATCGACCTGGGGCTCATCGGCTACAAGGACGCCGAGGCCCTGCAACTGGAGACGCTGGACGGTGTGCTGAACGGCGACCGGGACAACACCCTGTTCCTGCTGGAACACCCCAAGGTCATCACCCTGGGCCGCCAGGGCGGGGCCGAGAACCTGCACCTGAACCCCGAACAGCTTGAGGCCCACGGCATCGAGCTGGTCCAGACCACGCGCGGCGGGAACATCACCTGCCACTTCCCCGGCCAGCTGGTGGCCTACCCCATCTGGCGGGTGGAGAAGCGACCCGGCGGCATGCGCAAGTTCTTCGACGACATGGAGCAGGCGGTCATGGACACCTGCGCCCACTTCGGGGTCGCGACCATCAGGCGGCCCAAGCATCCGGGCGTCTGGGTGGACGAAACGCGCAAAATATGTTCCATGGGCATCGGTGTGCGCCACTGGGTGACCTACCACGGCCTGGCCCTGAACGTGGCCAGCGATACCAGTCTTTTCAACGCCATCACCCTGTGCGGCATCCAGGGCGCGGTGCCCACTTCCATCTCCGCCGAAGCCGGGCGGGACATCCCCATGGAGGACGTCAAGCATGTCTTTACACGAGCCTTTGCAAAAGCCTTTGCGGATTCCGCCGTGGCTGCGGATCAAGCTGCCGAGTAA
- the lipA gene encoding lipoyl synthase has product MSLHEPLQKPLRIPPWLRIKLPSNENFANTAELIGDLHLNTVCQSAKCPNKWECFSKNVATFLVMGAICTRNCAFCNIASGDMEPLDPTEPARVAEAARRLKLRHVVITSVTRDDLEDGGSAHFAACIRAVREVLPDCTVEVLIPDFQGSEPALKTVLDAGPNVLNHNLETVPVLYDHIRPQADYRQSLAVLENAKRLRPDIPTKSGIMVGLGETDEQIMTVLDDLAAIDCDIVTIGQYMQPSRQHPMVRRYVEPEVFEMYAEEGKKRGIRHMFSAPLVRSSYNAADFV; this is encoded by the coding sequence ATGTCTTTACACGAGCCTTTGCAAAAGCCTTTGCGGATTCCGCCGTGGCTGCGGATCAAGCTGCCGAGTAACGAAAACTTCGCCAACACCGCGGAGCTGATCGGCGACCTGCACCTGAACACGGTCTGCCAAAGCGCCAAGTGCCCCAACAAATGGGAGTGCTTCTCCAAGAACGTGGCCACCTTCCTGGTCATGGGGGCCATCTGCACGCGCAACTGCGCCTTCTGCAACATCGCCTCCGGGGACATGGAGCCGCTCGACCCCACCGAGCCCGCCCGCGTGGCCGAGGCCGCCCGGCGGCTGAAGCTCCGCCACGTGGTCATCACCTCGGTCACCCGCGACGACCTCGAGGACGGCGGGTCCGCCCACTTCGCGGCCTGCATCCGGGCCGTGCGCGAGGTCCTGCCCGACTGCACCGTGGAGGTCCTCATCCCGGACTTCCAGGGCAGTGAACCCGCGCTCAAGACCGTGCTCGACGCGGGGCCCAACGTGCTCAACCACAACCTGGAGACCGTGCCGGTCCTGTACGACCACATCCGGCCCCAGGCCGACTACCGCCAGTCCCTGGCCGTGCTCGAGAACGCCAAGCGCCTGCGCCCGGACATCCCGACCAAGTCCGGGATCATGGTCGGACTGGGCGAAACCGACGAGCAGATCATGACCGTGCTGGACGACCTGGCGGCCATCGACTGCGACATCGTGACCATCGGCCAGTACATGCAGCCCAGCCGCCAGCACCCCATGGTCCGGCGCTACGTGGAGCCCGAGGTCTTCGAAATGTACGCCGAGGAGGGCAAGAAGCGCGGCATCCGCCACATGTTCAGCGCCCCGCTGGTCCGGTCGAGCTACAACGCCGCCGACTTCGTCTAG
- the recJ gene encoding single-stranded-DNA-specific exonuclease RecJ — protein sequence MPCIWKPRNEGTAPSSAAAMAEELNVSPLIVEILWNRGLTDLGDMDRFLSPLLRHMANPAAVPGLTEAAETLARALDRGGTLAVWGDYDVDGITATAVIKEFFALRGREVMHHLPNRMEEGYGMNVPGVEALHARGADVLLTVDCGISDLAPVARARELGMTVVVTDHHLPGETLPEAHAVCDPRLAEGGPCDDLAGVGVAFMLVVALNNLLPGDKVDVRPLLDLVALGTIADIVKLTGQNRILVKNGLLVIKEARRPGMAALKVVSDYARQAELGAGQIGFHLAPRINAAGRMGDPEKALNLLLAKDFDSAMPIAEELDAINMERRRQEQEIADEALAQAETMRHMAGLVLFADHWHPGIIGIVASRVAEKYYRPTLLLCAPDGPEGPLKGSGRSIPEFNLHDGLAQVSDVLAGFGGHAQAAGLSLDPSNLEALRERFNAHVVETLGAKPLTPTLKLDHELAFSNINNTLLRELELLQPFGMGNPEPVFATRPVRVAEHALFGREGEHVKLVLEDQESGTKLPGKAWRMAGSLTRAVQGRTMRFAFTPKIDRFRGVPSIDLRIRDWIF from the coding sequence TTGCCTTGCATCTGGAAACCCCGCAACGAGGGGACCGCACCGTCGTCGGCCGCGGCCATGGCCGAGGAACTGAACGTTTCGCCGCTCATCGTCGAAATCCTCTGGAACCGGGGACTGACCGACCTGGGCGACATGGACCGCTTTCTCAGCCCGCTGCTCCGGCACATGGCCAACCCGGCAGCGGTGCCCGGCCTGACCGAGGCCGCCGAAACCCTGGCCCGCGCCCTGGATCGGGGCGGCACCCTGGCCGTCTGGGGCGACTACGACGTGGACGGCATCACGGCCACGGCGGTCATCAAGGAATTCTTCGCCCTGCGCGGCCGGGAGGTCATGCACCACCTGCCCAACCGCATGGAGGAGGGCTACGGCATGAACGTGCCGGGCGTGGAGGCGCTCCATGCCCGGGGCGCGGACGTGCTCCTGACCGTGGACTGCGGCATCTCGGACCTCGCGCCCGTGGCCCGCGCCCGCGAGCTGGGCATGACCGTTGTGGTCACGGACCACCACCTGCCCGGCGAGACCCTGCCCGAGGCCCACGCCGTGTGCGACCCGCGCCTGGCCGAAGGCGGTCCGTGCGACGACCTGGCCGGGGTGGGCGTGGCCTTCATGCTCGTGGTCGCCCTGAACAACCTGCTGCCCGGCGACAAGGTGGACGTGCGCCCGCTGCTCGACCTGGTGGCCCTCGGGACCATCGCGGACATCGTCAAGCTGACCGGCCAGAACCGCATCCTGGTCAAGAACGGCCTGCTGGTCATCAAGGAGGCCAGGCGGCCCGGCATGGCCGCGCTCAAAGTGGTCAGCGACTACGCCCGCCAGGCCGAGCTGGGGGCCGGGCAGATCGGCTTCCATCTGGCTCCGCGCATCAACGCGGCCGGGCGCATGGGCGACCCGGAAAAGGCCCTGAACCTGCTGCTGGCCAAGGATTTCGACTCGGCCATGCCCATCGCCGAGGAACTGGACGCCATCAACATGGAGCGCCGCCGCCAGGAGCAGGAGATCGCGGACGAGGCCCTGGCCCAGGCCGAGACCATGCGCCACATGGCCGGTCTGGTCCTGTTCGCCGATCACTGGCATCCGGGCATCATCGGCATCGTGGCCTCGCGCGTGGCCGAAAAATACTACCGGCCCACGCTGCTGCTCTGCGCACCCGACGGTCCCGAAGGGCCGCTCAAGGGGTCCGGCCGGAGCATCCCGGAGTTCAACCTGCACGACGGTCTGGCCCAGGTGAGCGACGTGCTCGCCGGATTCGGCGGCCACGCCCAGGCCGCCGGGCTCTCCCTCGACCCCTCGAACCTCGAAGCCCTGCGCGAGCGGTTCAACGCCCATGTGGTCGAGACACTCGGGGCCAAGCCCCTCACCCCGACCCTCAAGCTCGACCACGAACTGGCCTTCTCCAACATCAACAACACCCTGCTCAGGGAACTGGAACTGCTTCAGCCCTTCGGCATGGGCAATCCCGAACCGGTCTTCGCCACCAGGCCCGTCCGCGTGGCCGAACACGCCCTGTTCGGCCGCGAAGGCGAACACGTCAAACTCGTCCTCGAAGACCAGGAGAGCGGCACCAAGCTGCCCGGCAAGGCCTGGCGAATGGCCGGCTCCCTGACCCGCGCCGTCCAGGGCCGGACCATGCGCTTCGCCTTCACCCCCAAGATAGATAGATTCCGGGGCGTCCCGAGCATCGACCTGCGGATTCGGGACTGGATATTTTAG
- the pyrF gene encoding orotidine-5'-phosphate decarboxylase — protein MAELVVALDFKDAASALSTARTLRGAAPWMKVGLELFTAEGPKMIAGLKDMGFKVFLDLKFFDIPNTVQGAVRSAARLGVDMVNIHALGGQRMAEAAMAGCLEGALPGQEPPLVLAVTMLTSMAAGDLPVPGAPGPSEMALDLAVKAKQYGLNGVVCSGLEVERIKASCGSAFACLTPGIRPAASEAGDQRRVVTPAQAVRSGSDFLVVGRPITGAERPEEAARAIIEEMNRAR, from the coding sequence ATGGCTGAACTCGTCGTCGCACTGGATTTCAAGGACGCGGCCTCGGCCCTGTCCACGGCCCGGACCCTTCGCGGCGCGGCCCCGTGGATGAAGGTCGGCCTGGAACTGTTCACGGCCGAAGGCCCCAAAATGATCGCCGGTCTCAAGGACATGGGCTTCAAGGTCTTCCTGGACCTGAAATTCTTCGACATTCCCAATACGGTGCAGGGCGCGGTGCGCTCGGCGGCCCGGCTGGGCGTGGACATGGTCAACATCCACGCCCTGGGCGGGCAGCGCATGGCCGAGGCGGCCATGGCGGGGTGCCTTGAGGGCGCTTTGCCCGGTCAGGAGCCGCCCCTGGTCCTGGCCGTGACCATGCTGACCAGCATGGCGGCGGGCGACCTGCCCGTCCCGGGCGCGCCCGGCCCCTCGGAGATGGCCCTTGACCTGGCTGTGAAAGCCAAGCAATATGGCTTAAATGGCGTGGTCTGCTCGGGCCTGGAGGTGGAGCGGATCAAGGCGTCCTGCGGGAGCGCGTTCGCCTGTCTGACCCCCGGCATCCGGCCGGCCGCAAGCGAGGCCGGGGACCAGCGGCGGGTGGTCACGCCCGCGCAGGCGGTGCGCAGCGGGTCGGATTTCCTGGTGGTGGGCAGGCCGATCACCGGGGCCGAACGGCCCGAAGAAGCGGCCCGGGCAATCATCGAGGAGATGAACCGGGCCCGATAG
- the gmk gene encoding guanylate kinase translates to MTFDDHKFRLGQVLVVCAPSGTGKSTLIAMLREEYPDFGFSISYTTRAPRGVEQDGREYHFVSRETFVAMRSRGAFCEWAEVHGNFYGTATKPVEEMLHRGQDVLFDIDVQGAKQLKKTFYKGTFVFLLPPSREELVRRLKGRGTDSEESIAKRLTNASGELAQAEWFDYWVVNDDLAEAYDELKAVYLAGRCKPSLRPGILDNIMQTWKNNG, encoded by the coding sequence GTGACCTTTGACGATCACAAATTCCGGCTGGGCCAGGTCCTGGTGGTCTGTGCGCCCAGCGGCACGGGCAAGAGCACACTGATCGCCATGCTGCGCGAGGAATACCCGGACTTCGGCTTCTCCATCTCCTACACCACCCGCGCCCCGCGCGGCGTCGAGCAGGACGGCCGGGAGTACCACTTCGTCTCCCGCGAGACCTTCGTGGCCATGCGCAGCCGGGGGGCCTTCTGCGAGTGGGCCGAGGTCCACGGCAATTTCTACGGCACGGCCACCAAGCCGGTGGAGGAGATGCTTCACCGGGGGCAGGACGTGCTCTTCGACATCGACGTGCAGGGCGCCAAGCAGCTCAAGAAGACCTTCTACAAGGGGACCTTCGTGTTCCTGCTCCCGCCGTCGCGCGAGGAGCTGGTCCGCCGTCTCAAGGGGCGCGGCACGGACTCCGAGGAGTCCATCGCCAAACGGCTGACCAATGCCTCGGGCGAGCTGGCCCAGGCCGAGTGGTTCGACTACTGGGTGGTCAACGACGACCTCGCCGAGGCCTACGACGAACTCAAGGCCGTGTACCTGGCCGGACGGTGCAAGCCGTCGCTGAGGCCCGGTATCCTCGACAACATCATGCAGACCTGGAAGAACAATGGCTGA